Proteins encoded in a region of the Pelobates fuscus isolate aPelFus1 chromosome 11, aPelFus1.pri, whole genome shotgun sequence genome:
- the LOC134578104 gene encoding apolipoprotein A-I-like, producing MRGFVFSLVLLFLAGTQARYPWQNEEPHTPLQQAREIIDSYLTKVKELGKETVSQLDESGFGKQLELKLTEKFEALSSNALQLKKEIRPYLDNVREQVAKEIGKDIPIIQEKVRPILEAFHKRWIEEVKAYQQKVEPLGAELRKQTKENFEAFKAKVLPYAEELRDKLRTEIDTLRVKLAPLGEEVRQKVAQKLEELKTNASPRAEEIRAQVAQHIENLKGKLAPLAQNLRERLQPHAEEAKNKLAKLLEVVRARLNQQAA from the exons ATGAGAGGCTTCGTTTTCAGTCTTGTACTTCTCTTCCTTGCCG GAACCCAGGCTCGGTACCCTTGGCAGAATGAGGAGCCCCACACTCCACTTCAGCAGGCCCGAGAGATCATTGACTCTTACCTAACCAAAGTTAAGGAATTGGGCAAAGAGACCGTTAGCCAACTGGATGAGTCAGGATTTGGAAAGCAACTTGA ACTGAAGCTAACTGAGAAATTTGAGGCCCTTAGCAGCAATGCCCTTCAGTTGAAGAAAGAGATTCGTCCCTATTTGGATAATGTCAGAGAGCAGGTGGCTAAGGAAATTGGGAAAGACATTCCGATTATCCAAGAGAAAGTTCGCCCCATCCTGGAAGCTTTCCATAAACGATGGATTGAGGAAGTCAAGGCATACCAGCAGAAAGTAGAACCCCTGGGTGCTGAGCTGCGTAAGCAGACCAAGGAGAACTTCGAAGCCTTCAAAGCCAAGGTCCTGCCCTATGCCGAGGAACTTAGGGACAAGCTGCGTACTGAAATTGACACCCTACGAGTTAAATTGGCCCCTTTAGGTGAAGAAGTGAGACAGAAAGTTGCACAGAAATTGGAAGAACTCAAGACCAACGCAAGTCCCCGTGCTGAGGAGATCAGAGCCCAGGTTGCTCAACACATCGAAAACCTGAAAGGGAAACTCGCACCTCTGGCCCAGAATCTCAGAGAGCGTCTTCAGCCCCACGCAGAGGAAGCAAAAAACAAGTTGGCTAAACTATTAGAAGTAGTGAGGGCCAGGCTTAACCAGCAAGCAGCATAA
- the LOC134578153 gene encoding apolipoprotein A-I-like → MRFVIVTLSLLFLSGTHGDFLWQHDEPKTPEQDASEVIANFLHNTVRLGEDVLKQLESSEVAKELHVKERIETLKKNANNFKEKVDDYVDTVWKEMDKEIHDNYPVLRTKVIPLLENFYKQWEAYTVSLKKDVSHYTVSLFSDIKRGLFSYFEKLRPLAESGRDKLRSEIESLRSDIVPYLDQLREELERNQKELKGDMEEKSKEVHALIDKGVDELRERFKPYLENLKEQVSPGAEELKKNLEKLLEEVKAKLYKEA, encoded by the exons ATGAGGTTTGTCATTGTAACTTTGTCGCTGCTGTTCCTCTCAG GAACTCACGGGGATTTTCTGTGGCAGCACGATGAACCTAAAACGCCTGAGCAAGATGCTAGTGAAGTAATAGCAAACTTTTTACACAACACCGTCAGGCTGGGGGAAGACGTTTTGAAACAACTGGAGTCATCAGAAGTTGCTAAAGA aCTGCATGTTAAGGAGAGAAtcgaaactttgaaaaaaaatgccAATAACTTTAAGGAAAAAGTTGATGACTATGTGGATACTGTGTGGAAGGAAATGGACAAAGAAATTCATGACAATTACCCAGTGCTGAGGACGAAGGTGATCCCTCTCCTTGAGAACTTCTATAAACAATGGGAAGCGTACACTGTGAGCTTGAAGAAGGATGTTTCTcattatacagtatcccttttCTCCGATATAAAAAGAGGTCTTTTCAGCTACTTTGAAAAGTTGCGCCCCCTTGCAGAGAGTGGCCGTGACAAGTTACGTTCTGAAATCGAATCCCTTCGTTCAGACATAGTACCTTATTTGGATCAGCTTCgtgaggagctggaaaggaaccAAAAAGAACTAAAAGGTGATATGGAAGAGAAGTCTAAGGAAGTGCATGCACTGATAGACAAAGGAGTTGACGAATTGAGGGAACGCTTTAAACCCTATCTAGAAAATCTGAAGGAGCAAGTGTCTCCGGGGGCTGAGGAGCTGAAAAAGAATTTGGAGAAACTGCTTGAAGAGGTCAAAGCAAAACTCTACAAAGAAGCTTAA